A single genomic interval of Corylus avellana chromosome ca10, CavTom2PMs-1.0 harbors:
- the LOC132163323 gene encoding dihydropyrimidinase, translating into MESTFNIGHLLHLLLLVLLLTFSPVSESNQFCDAGAGYGEPACGISSSSSPSKILIKGGTVVNAHKQEVADVYVEDGIIVAVKPNIKVGDHVTVLDATGKFVMPGGIDPHTHLSFEFMSTETVDDFFSGQAAALAGGTTMHIDFVIPVDGSLTAGFEAYEKKAKKSCMDYGFHMAVTKWDEVVSKEMEIMVKEKGINSFKFFLAYKGALMINDELLLEGFKKCKSLGALAMVHAENGDAVYEGQKRMIELGITGPGGHALSRPALLEGEATSRAIRLAGFVNTPLYVVHVMSIDAVEEIARARKKGQRVIGEPVAAGLALDDSGIWDPDFVTAAKYVMSPPIRASGHDKALQAALSTGVLQLVGTDHCSFNSTQKALGIDDFRKIPNGVNGIEERMHLVWDIMVESGQISVTDYVRVTSTECARIFNIYPRKGAISPGSDADIIILNPNATVEITAKSHHARSDTNVYEGRRGKGKVEVTIAGGRIVWENDELKVVRGSGKYVELPPFSYLYDGIDKAEAKYLSSLQAPVKRFKSTA; encoded by the exons ATGGAGTCGACCTTCAATATCGgacaccttctccatctcctcTTGCTAGTCCTTCTTTTGACCTTTTCTCCCGTTTCTGAATCAAACCAG TTTTGTGATGCTGGGGCTGGGTATGGGGAACCGGCATGTGGGATTTCGTCGTCGTCATCCCCGTCGAAGATATTAATAAAGGGGGGAACTGTTGTGAATGCTCATAAACAAGAGGTTGCTGATGTTTATGTGGAGGATGGGATCATTGTTGCTGTGAAGCCCAAcatcaag GTTGGCGATCATGTTACTGTGCTTGACGCCACTGGAAAGTTTGTCATGCCAG GTGGAATTGATCCTCACACACACCTATCTTTTGAGTTTATGAGTACTGAGACAGTAGATGACTTCTTCAGTGGTCAGGCTGCAGCATTAGCTGGTGGAACGACAATGCACATTGACTTTGTTATACCAGTTGATGGGAGTTTAACAGCAGGTTTTGAAGCCTATGagaaaaaggcaaagaaatcttgcATGGATTATGGTTTCCATATGGCAGTTACAAAATGGGATGAAGTTGTTTCAAAAGAAATGGAAATCATGGTTAAGGAGAAAG GTATAAACTCTTTCAAGTTCTTCTTGGCCTACAAGGGGGCACTTATGATTAATGATGAGCTTCTATTAGAAGGATTTAAAAAGTGCAAGTCCCTTGGTGCTTTAGCTATGGTCCATGCAGAAAATGGAGATGCTGTGTACGAAGGACAGAAAAGAATGATAGAACTTGGAATTACTGGTCCAGGGGGACATGCTCTTTCAAGACCGGCGTTG CTGGAAGGAGAGGCAACATCTCGAGCAATCCGTTTGGCAGGTTTTGTGAATACTCCTCTCTATGTAGTTCATGTAATGAGCATCGATGCTGTGGAGGAAATAGCTAGAGCTCGGAAAAAAG GTCAGAGGGTTATTGGAGAGCCAGTAGCTGCTGGGTTAGCCCTTGATGATTCTGGGATTTGGGATCCTGACTTCGTCACTGCAGCAAA GTATGTCATGAGTCCTCCTATTAGAGCATCTGGACATGACAAGGCCCTCCAAGCTGCCCTTTCAACAGGAGTTCTGCAG CTTGTTGGCACGGATCATTGTTCCTTTAATTCTACACAGAAAGCTCTAGGGATCGATGATTTCCGGAAAATTCCAAATGGTGTCAATG GTATTGAGGAGAGAATGCATTTGGTATGGGATATAATGGTG GAATCTGGCCAAATTTCTGTCACTGATTACGTTCGGGTAACAAGCACAGAATG TGCTAGAATCTTTAATATTTATCCAAGAAAAGGAGCAATTTCTCCTGGATCTGATGCAGATATAATCATACTCAACCCAAACGCAACTGTTGAAATAACTGCAAAGTCCCACCATGCTAGATCAGATACAAATGTTTATGAAGGAAGGAGAGGAAAG GGAAAGGTTGAAGTGACAATTGCTGGAGGAAGAATTGTTTGGGAAAATGATGAACTGAAAGTTGTTCGTGGTTCTGGAAAGTATGTAGAACTGCCACCATTCAGTTATCTGTATGATGGAATTGACAAGGCAGAAGCTAAGTACCTATCTTCCCTCCAAGCTCCAGTAAAGCGATTTAAATCCACAGCTTAA
- the LOC132164104 gene encoding uncharacterized protein LOC132164104 isoform X2: MGSLLKFEEDEEEEEARYHDQQQERSRSLLSPSSSSSSSYSQKLVPWLSWDEWLFVEHSLFLDSPDSVASALKRILAWQSRGCLPVAIEVTASIIEIHQRDPHFRKDQLDGASINCRADQTNDASLSEEMLAMLYCMAIIRLVNGVVEKTRKKTEASIAVAAGAIGIPRMLIDIRHEGSHRELPALKIVRRASVKALDWLKSYYWEPQKKAIPFRGDETASIGEEIRSKLCELAFTLKVYQSPQCVSSSEKGKLSKKQITKSLKILVRLYSSFSTEVVSMLLEFLLKAINSSDLVDLQKDSQVGPIMHTLLDDWKLVITKLSNKEPELLLTLLKAVLDMIETQKAMENETGRHHQTSSDYNRQEICQIEHLSFLFAWLVGSLKELKPRRHKDSAAEIKVSPTQTFASKTILLDLLRKSLLVSAPANKQLLDAALRLAHLIGNSSLIEKLKKLPLLASSNPEEEIEIPSTTNLFVQHEESISQAAKKLELVKLRRLKSKVVETRTGAAENSNRWVLSRSWNSCPIGMLPHTLGSSGRLPVLDWSPESPERKEKWELNRCSGKREASSGIQLIDNTSVKKRRETMEGRESDAVECVEGHLMIGGIWKGIREDELLALASEVRILA; the protein is encoded by the exons ATGGGGTCGCTGTTGAAATtcgaagaagatgaagaagaagaagaagcgagATACCATGATCAACAGCAGGAGAGGTCGAGGTCGTTGTTATCACCATCATCGTCATCCTCATCTTCATACAGTCAGAAACTGGTGCCCTGGTTGAGCTGGGACGAGTGGCTCTTCGTCGAGCACTCTCTCTTCTTGGACTCCCCAGACTCCGTAGCCTCGGCACTTAAAAGA attttggcatggcaaaGTAGAGGATGTCTTCCAGTGGCAATCGAAGTAACGGCTTCGATTATTGAAATTCATCAAAGAGATCCTCACTTTAG AAAGGACCAATTAGATGGTGCTTCAATTAATTGTAGAGCAGATCAAACCAATGATGCTTCACTCTCAGAGGAAATGTTGGCGATGTTGTATTGCATGGCAATTATAAG GCTTGTGAACGGTGTTGTGGAGAAGACACGTAAAAAAACAGAGGCTTCAATTGCTGTGGCAGCTGGTGCAATTGGTATTCCAAGAATGTTGATTGATATTCGTCATG AGGGATCTCACCGTGAACTTCCTGCGCTTAAGATAGTTCGTAGGGCCTCAGTTAAG GCACTTGATTGGTTGAAATCCTATTATTGGGAGCCTCAGAAGAAAGCAATACCATTTCGAGGTGATGAAACTGCTAGCATTGGAGAAGAAATCAGATCTAAACTCTGTGAATTAGCTTTCACCCTGAAAGTTTACCAAAGTCCCCAATGTGTTTCTTCATCAGAAAAGGGAAAAC ttTCTAAGAAACAGATTACCAAGAGCTTGAAAATTCTTGTTCGGTTATATTCATCTTTCTCTACGGAAGTTGTATCTATGTTGCTGGAGTTCTTGCTGAAAGCTATAAATTCATCAGACTTGGTTGATCTTCAAAAAGATTCCCAAGTTGGCCCAATTATGCACACTTTGTTGGATGATTGGAAGCTTGTTATAACAAAACTCTCAAATAAGGAACCAGAATTACTGCTGACCCTTCTTAAAGCAGTTCTTGATATGATTGAAACTCAGAAAGCCATGGAAAATGAGACAG GAAGACATCATCAGACATCGTCAGACTATAATAGGCAAGAGATTTGCCAAATTGAGCATCTTTCATTTTTGTTTGCATGGCTTGTTGGAAGTCTCAAGGAACTAAAGCCTCGTCGCCACAAAGATTCAGCAGCTGAAATTAAAGTTTCTCCAACACAAACATTTGCGTCAaaaacaattcttttagatctcCTGCGTAAATCTCTTCTGGTATCAGCTCCGGCCAACAAGCAGCTTCTGGATGCAGCCCTCCGTCTTGCCCACCTGATTGGAAACAGCTCTCTGATTGAGAAACTTAAAAAACTTCCTTTACTAGCTTCATCAAATCCAGAAGAAGAAATCGAAATCCCTTCTACGACTAACCTTTTTGTCCAGCACGAGGAATCCATCAGTCAAGCAGCTAAGAAGCTAGAGTTGGTCAAACTTCGCCGGTTGAAGAGCAAAGTCGTAGAGACAAGAACCGGTGCTGCAGAAAATTCAAACAGATGGGTTCTGTCAAGGTCATGGAATTCCTGCCCAATCGGTATGCTGCCTCACACTCTCGGTTCATCAGGTCGTCTTCCCGTTCTTGATTGGTCGCCAGAGTCACCAGAACGGAAAGAGAAGTGGGAATTGAACCGGTGCAGTGGCAAGAGAGAAGCCAGTTCTGGCATACAGCTGATAGACAACACAAGTGTTAAGAAGAGAAGGGAAACAATGGAGGGTCGTGAGTCAGATGCAGTGGAATGTGTCGAAGGTCACCTGATGATTGGTGGGATTTGGAAGGGAATCAGGGAAGATGAGCTACTTGCCCTAGCGTCTGAAGTAAGAATTTTAGCTTAA
- the LOC132164104 gene encoding uncharacterized protein LOC132164104 isoform X1, whose translation MGSLLKFEEDEEEEEARYHDQQQERSRSLLSPSSSSSSSYSQKLVPWLSWDEWLFVEHSLFLDSPDSVASALKRILAWQSRGCLPVAIEVTASIIEIHQRDPHFRKDQLDGASINCRADQTNDASLSEEMLAMLYCMAIIRLVNGVVEKTRKKTEASIAVAAGAIGIPRMLIDIRHEGSHRELPALKIVRRASVKALDWLKSYYWEPQKKAIPFRGDETASIGEEIRSKLCELAFTLKVYQSPQCVSSSEKGKRSRHRKLLCGRNKFFSLVGSKHQSPKSGVSKKQITKSLKILVRLYSSFSTEVVSMLLEFLLKAINSSDLVDLQKDSQVGPIMHTLLDDWKLVITKLSNKEPELLLTLLKAVLDMIETQKAMENETGRHHQTSSDYNRQEICQIEHLSFLFAWLVGSLKELKPRRHKDSAAEIKVSPTQTFASKTILLDLLRKSLLVSAPANKQLLDAALRLAHLIGNSSLIEKLKKLPLLASSNPEEEIEIPSTTNLFVQHEESISQAAKKLELVKLRRLKSKVVETRTGAAENSNRWVLSRSWNSCPIGMLPHTLGSSGRLPVLDWSPESPERKEKWELNRCSGKREASSGIQLIDNTSVKKRRETMEGRESDAVECVEGHLMIGGIWKGIREDELLALASEVRILA comes from the exons ATGGGGTCGCTGTTGAAATtcgaagaagatgaagaagaagaagaagcgagATACCATGATCAACAGCAGGAGAGGTCGAGGTCGTTGTTATCACCATCATCGTCATCCTCATCTTCATACAGTCAGAAACTGGTGCCCTGGTTGAGCTGGGACGAGTGGCTCTTCGTCGAGCACTCTCTCTTCTTGGACTCCCCAGACTCCGTAGCCTCGGCACTTAAAAGA attttggcatggcaaaGTAGAGGATGTCTTCCAGTGGCAATCGAAGTAACGGCTTCGATTATTGAAATTCATCAAAGAGATCCTCACTTTAG AAAGGACCAATTAGATGGTGCTTCAATTAATTGTAGAGCAGATCAAACCAATGATGCTTCACTCTCAGAGGAAATGTTGGCGATGTTGTATTGCATGGCAATTATAAG GCTTGTGAACGGTGTTGTGGAGAAGACACGTAAAAAAACAGAGGCTTCAATTGCTGTGGCAGCTGGTGCAATTGGTATTCCAAGAATGTTGATTGATATTCGTCATG AGGGATCTCACCGTGAACTTCCTGCGCTTAAGATAGTTCGTAGGGCCTCAGTTAAG GCACTTGATTGGTTGAAATCCTATTATTGGGAGCCTCAGAAGAAAGCAATACCATTTCGAGGTGATGAAACTGCTAGCATTGGAGAAGAAATCAGATCTAAACTCTGTGAATTAGCTTTCACCCTGAAAGTTTACCAAAGTCCCCAATGTGTTTCTTCATCAGAAAAGGGAAAAC GTAGCAGACATCGTAAATTACTTTGTGGGCGTAATAAATTTTTCTCACTTGTGGGTAGCAAGCACCAATCACCCAAATCTGGAG ttTCTAAGAAACAGATTACCAAGAGCTTGAAAATTCTTGTTCGGTTATATTCATCTTTCTCTACGGAAGTTGTATCTATGTTGCTGGAGTTCTTGCTGAAAGCTATAAATTCATCAGACTTGGTTGATCTTCAAAAAGATTCCCAAGTTGGCCCAATTATGCACACTTTGTTGGATGATTGGAAGCTTGTTATAACAAAACTCTCAAATAAGGAACCAGAATTACTGCTGACCCTTCTTAAAGCAGTTCTTGATATGATTGAAACTCAGAAAGCCATGGAAAATGAGACAG GAAGACATCATCAGACATCGTCAGACTATAATAGGCAAGAGATTTGCCAAATTGAGCATCTTTCATTTTTGTTTGCATGGCTTGTTGGAAGTCTCAAGGAACTAAAGCCTCGTCGCCACAAAGATTCAGCAGCTGAAATTAAAGTTTCTCCAACACAAACATTTGCGTCAaaaacaattcttttagatctcCTGCGTAAATCTCTTCTGGTATCAGCTCCGGCCAACAAGCAGCTTCTGGATGCAGCCCTCCGTCTTGCCCACCTGATTGGAAACAGCTCTCTGATTGAGAAACTTAAAAAACTTCCTTTACTAGCTTCATCAAATCCAGAAGAAGAAATCGAAATCCCTTCTACGACTAACCTTTTTGTCCAGCACGAGGAATCCATCAGTCAAGCAGCTAAGAAGCTAGAGTTGGTCAAACTTCGCCGGTTGAAGAGCAAAGTCGTAGAGACAAGAACCGGTGCTGCAGAAAATTCAAACAGATGGGTTCTGTCAAGGTCATGGAATTCCTGCCCAATCGGTATGCTGCCTCACACTCTCGGTTCATCAGGTCGTCTTCCCGTTCTTGATTGGTCGCCAGAGTCACCAGAACGGAAAGAGAAGTGGGAATTGAACCGGTGCAGTGGCAAGAGAGAAGCCAGTTCTGGCATACAGCTGATAGACAACACAAGTGTTAAGAAGAGAAGGGAAACAATGGAGGGTCGTGAGTCAGATGCAGTGGAATGTGTCGAAGGTCACCTGATGATTGGTGGGATTTGGAAGGGAATCAGGGAAGATGAGCTACTTGCCCTAGCGTCTGAAGTAAGAATTTTAGCTTAA
- the LOC132163324 gene encoding uncharacterized protein LOC132163324: MENLKEKNGWMSVPQFGGWDHKAAGATDYSMVFSRARANRKQHKTDLSDFKRASLGHEHEHETELINAAQHQDDSIMRKKKILTYINCCIKP, from the exons AAAAATGGTTGGATGTCTGTTCCTCAATTTGGAGGGTGGGATCATAAGGCTGCAGGAGCTACAGACTATTCCATGGTATTttctcgagctcgagctaataggAAGCAGCACAAAACAGATTTGAGTGACTTCAAGCGAGCCAGCCTCGGGCACGAGCACGAGCACGAAACAGAGTTAATCAATGCGGCTCAGCATCAAGATGATTCGATTATG AGGAAAAAGAAGATTCTGACCTACATCAATTGCTGCATTAAGCCTTGA